The Desulfovibrio fairfieldensis sequence GGATCAGCCCGTATACGGACAAGCTGGTAATCAGCTTTCTGGATATGTATCTGAAGATCAGAAGCCGTCTGGCCGCCCATACCACAGTGCCGCGCGCGCCTTCGGAAGCGGAAATGCTGGCCCTGGCTCAAGGCCTGGCCCGCCGCAACGCCGCGTGGCCGCATCCCTTGGCGCTGAGCACCTGCGCCGAAGCTCTGAATCTTTCCGCCCTGGGCATCGCGTCCAATGCCTGCGTGGATCCGGCATTGGTCAGTCGCCTCTGCCCGGACGACGCGGAGATCCAGCGGTTCTGCGGCCTGGACCCGACACGCGCGTCCTTACTGCCTGCAAGCAGACCCGGCAAGGCCGCCAAAGATCCCAGCCGCCGCAAGCACTGCCAATGCCTGCCCGCCAAGGATATCGGCGCGTACAGCACCTGCGCCCACGCCTGCGTCTATTGTTATGCCAATCAATCCCAGGCTGTGGTCCGGGCCCGGCTGTTGTCGCGGCGGCCCGGCGCGGAAAGCCTGATCTGAATCCTCGGGCACAGTGCGTTACACGGCCTCGGGCGGGGGCAGGCCCTCACGCTTCAGACGGCGCATACTCGCGTAATAAGCGATGCCCAAGGGCAACGCGGCCCCCAGCCAGGCCAGGGGATTGGCCAGGCAAACCCCGTTGAAGCCCCACCAGACAGCCAGCACCACGGCGGCCAGCGCGCGCATAAGCAGCTCCATGACACCGGCCAGCGTGGGGATCAGACTTTGCCCGAGACCCTGGAGGGTATTACGGTAAATAAAGAGCAGTGCCAGCACCCAGTACATGCAACCGCTGATCTCCAGATAAGTCTGCCCCATCTCGATGACCCGCTCCTGCCCCCCACCCACGAAAAGCGCGATAAGATGGTGCCCGCCCGTAATATTGACCACGGCAATAGCGATACTGAAACCCACGGACATGAAACAGCACTGGCGCACGCCCTGCCGGATGCGCTCCAGATTGCGCGCGCCGTAGTTCTGTCCCGTGTAGGTGGCCATGGCCAGACCAAAGGACATCATGGGCAGCACGGCCACCATGTCGATTTTCTGCGCGGCGGTGTAGGCGGCCACGGCCAGGGGGCCCAGGCTGTTCAGGGCCGCCTGCAGAATGATCGCGCCCACGGCGATGACCGACATCTGGAAGCCCATGGGCAAGCCGATGCGCATGGGTTTCCAGATATCCTTGAAGCCGAGTTTCCAGTCCTTGGCGTGCGGCCGCAGCAGGGGCTGCTTGTTGAGGATGTAGCCCACGCAGAGCAGGCCCGATACCACCTGGGCCAGCACTGTGGCCCAGGCCGCGCCCGCCACGCCCATCTTAAAGTAAAGAATGAAGATGAAATCCAGAATAATATTCAGGAGGCAGGCGATGATCAGGAAAAACAGCGGGGTCTTGCTGTCGCCCAGGGCCATGATCATGTTGGAGAGCAGATTGAAAAGCACGGCCGCGCCGATGCCCCAGGAAATGACGATGATATAACTGTGGGCGTCCTCCATGATCTCTGGCGGCGTGAGCATGAGTACAAGCACCGTGCGTGAAAGCAACACGCCGGAGATCGTCAGAACGGCCGCCACAACCGCGCTGAGCAGAATACCGGCGCAAAAACTGCGCCGCACGCCCACCTTGTTGCAGGCGCCGAAAAACTGGGCCGTGACAATGGAAAACCCCGAAGTCATGCCCATGACAAAGCCCAGGACCAGAAACAGCAGGCTGCCGGTGCTGCCCACGCCCGCCAGGGCCGTGACCCCGATAGTCCTCCCCACGATCAGGGTATCGGCCATATTGTAGATCTGCTGGAAAAGATTGCCGATAAAGAGCGGCAGCGCGAAGAAAAAAATCAGCTTCGCCGGGCTGCCCTGAGTCAGATTTTTAGCCATGTCTCCATCACAATAAATACGTTCGATGCATCCGGACGGCCGAAAAGACGCCTCCCGAATGCAACATTTCAAATTACCACCTGAACCATGCCGCCCGCAAGCATTGCGGCGCCATGTCCCAGGGCAGACGCATCTAAAAAAAGTCTATAAAAAGGAGGCATGCAAGAAACTCATGAACTCATTCTGACGATTTTTAGGGGACTGCCTGATCCTCGGGTAGAGCGGACGAAGATACATAGTCTTGAAGTTATTTTGTTTATTTCCTTATGCTCGTACCTGTCAGGCGCAGAGGGCTTCTATGACATGGAAGATTATGCACATGCCAAGCAAGAGTGGCTACGCAAGCACATAGGCATGCAAAGTGTTCCAAGTCACGATACCTTCAACCGAGTATTTCAGGCGATTTCCCCCTCCTGTTTCGGGGAGTGCCTTATGGAGTTATCACGGCGACTGCGTGAGCAGGTGTGTGGCGACATAGTTGCCTTTGATGGCAAAACGCACCGTCGCACGGGGACTAAGGCCAACAACGCCTTACACATGCTTAATGCCTGGTCGGTGGAAAATCGTCTGGTACTCGGACAAATGGCGGTTGAGGAGAAAAGCAATGAAATAACGGCTGTTCCTCAACTGATGGATATGCTGGATCTTAAGGGATGTGTCGTTACAGCAGATGCGCTTAACTGCCAGAAAGCCGTAGCAGCCAAGGCCATAGAAAAGAAAGCCGATTATCTTTTGGCGCTTAAGGCTAACCACCAAGTATTATTTGACGAGGTAAGCGCCTATATGGATGATCTTTCCGGGCAATCGCCTCCAGGTTTTGAACAAGTAGAGAAAGACCATGGGCGAATTGAAACTCGGCGGTGCTGGCAGTCAGCCTCCGTTGATTGGCACGCGGGTAAGGCGGAATGGCCAGGCTTACGGAGCTTTGTGCTTATCGAATCCATACGGGAGCACGGAGATACTGTCGAAACAAGCCGCCGTTATTACATAAGCAGTCTGCCCCAGGGCGAATCTTACGCCGCCCAAAGCGCTCGTGCACATTGGCAGATAGAAAACTCACTGCACTGGTGCCTGGATGTCGTTTTTAACGAGGATCAAAGTCGGGCACGAACCCGTAACGCAGCCAAGAATTTAGGAACACTGCGAAGTATCTGTC is a genomic window containing:
- a CDS encoding DUF1848 domain-containing protein codes for the protein MSPWPTLQITTAHGPSRAVAPYVISASRATDIPAFHVRWLLERLRAGYCLWRNPFNAGQGQYVSFERCRLLVFWSKNPLPLLPHLSEIEDYGFKYYFQFTLNNYEAEGLEPGLPPLEQRLETFCRLSERLGRQRVIWRWDPLLLAAQLPPEALLERLDALGRRISPYTDKLVISFLDMYLKIRSRLAAHTTVPRAPSEAEMLALAQGLARRNAAWPHPLALSTCAEALNLSALGIASNACVDPALVSRLCPDDAEIQRFCGLDPTRASLLPASRPGKAAKDPSRRKHCQCLPAKDIGAYSTCAHACVYCYANQSQAVVRARLLSRRPGAESLI
- a CDS encoding ISAs1 family transposase encodes the protein MQETHELILTIFRGLPDPRVERTKIHSLEVILFISLCSYLSGAEGFYDMEDYAHAKQEWLRKHIGMQSVPSHDTFNRVFQAISPSCFGECLMELSRRLREQVCGDIVAFDGKTHRRTGTKANNALHMLNAWSVENRLVLGQMAVEEKSNEITAVPQLMDMLDLKGCVVTADALNCQKAVAAKAIEKKADYLLALKANHQVLFDEVSAYMDDLSGQSPPGFEQVEKDHGRIETRRCWQSASVDWHAGKAEWPGLRSFVLIESIREHGDTVETSRRYYISSLPQGESYAAQSARAHWQIENSLHWCLDVVFNEDQSRARTRNAAKNLGTLRSICLNLLRRIPGKSSLKGKRFKISLNDDFLLEALKI
- a CDS encoding MATE family efflux transporter, translating into MAKNLTQGSPAKLIFFFALPLFIGNLFQQIYNMADTLIVGRTIGVTALAGVGSTGSLLFLVLGFVMGMTSGFSIVTAQFFGACNKVGVRRSFCAGILLSAVVAAVLTISGVLLSRTVLVLMLTPPEIMEDAHSYIIVISWGIGAAVLFNLLSNMIMALGDSKTPLFFLIIACLLNIILDFIFILYFKMGVAGAAWATVLAQVVSGLLCVGYILNKQPLLRPHAKDWKLGFKDIWKPMRIGLPMGFQMSVIAVGAIILQAALNSLGPLAVAAYTAAQKIDMVAVLPMMSFGLAMATYTGQNYGARNLERIRQGVRQCCFMSVGFSIAIAVVNITGGHHLIALFVGGGQERVIEMGQTYLEISGCMYWVLALLFIYRNTLQGLGQSLIPTLAGVMELLMRALAAVVLAVWWGFNGVCLANPLAWLGAALPLGIAYYASMRRLKREGLPPPEAV